One window of the Benincasa hispida cultivar B227 chromosome 3, ASM972705v1, whole genome shotgun sequence genome contains the following:
- the LOC120072935 gene encoding protein POLYCHOME, translated as MSEARDRLERQVDHAEVFARRRSEGILDEQEMNSHLIGTPIARPTTTTTAQQRPTNPGPGGGGANLRRAFGSPISGGIGRNRFLYRSPVLNRENTAAGSSRRNRSRGRNSVLPIWYPRTPLRDITAVVRAIERTRARLRENEGQGSDNSPAPSDERALEYTVLVAGDHQEPSISLVTPKPTVGKVRKILRGIANENTVGAETLTPQKKLLNSIDKVEKVVMEELQKLKRTPSAKKAEREKRVRTLMSFR; from the exons ATGTCGGAAGCAAGGGATAGATTGGAGAGGCAAGTGGACCATGCCGAGGTATTTGCTCGTCGGAGATCGGAAGGTATATTGGACGAGCAAGAAATGAATTCTCATTTGATAGGTACTCCGATTGCGCGCCCCACAACGACGACTACTGCTCAACAAAGACCTACGAATCCCGGCCCTGGTGGAGGTGGTGCGAATCTGAGACGGGCTTTTGGTTCTCCCATTTCTGGTGGAATTGGGCGCAATAGATTTCTTTACAGATCTCCAGTGTTGAACCGCGAGAATACGGCGGCTGGGAGTTCCCGGCGGAATAGATCTCGGGGTAGGAACAGTGTGTTACCGATTTGGTACCCAAGAACCCCTCTCCGCGATATAACTGCAGTTGTGAGG GCAATTGAAAGGACAAGAGCTCGCTTGAGAGAAAATGAAGGCCAAGGAAGTGACAATAGTCCAGCTCCCTCGGACGAAAGAGCTTTAGAGTATACCGTATTGGTGGCAGGTGATCATCAAGAGCCAAGCATTTCTCTAGTCACCCCAAAACCAACTGTAGGCAAAGTTCGAAAGATTCTTCGTGGAATCGCGAATGAAAACACGGTAGGGGCCGAGACTCTCACTCCCCAGAAGAAGCTCTTGAACTCCATAGACAAAGTGGAGAAAGTAGTAATGGAGGAGTTGCAGAAATTGAAAAGAACGCCTAGTGCCAAGAAAGCAGAGAGGGAGAAAAGAGTTCGTACTTTAATGTCGTTTCGTTGA